From a single Ferroacidibacillus organovorans genomic region:
- a CDS encoding sensor histidine kinase, whose product MKPLQSRLLISFLAITLSMTVMNAIVIRIVATNHFRSFLNGQTRHTEIITMLVRHLTIALSQTLISMAIVIVILTFAISWWLSKRLTYPLRTLIEQAEALAKGHFFHNSNPSNSHNEITYLSSTLNHMSQQLAQQANLRERLIQDISHELRTPLTALKASLAAIIDGVWMPTPERFALLMAEVTRFEKMVLDLERSMIQTQPTMRAKVPVNISNCLHLAIEHVKAIIEEKKIIFHVGILPVDQYVLTDADQLLQVFVNLLDNAYKYTLPHHSIEVKVEVTSRDIKTTIRDTGIGIPMKDLPYICERFYRVESSRDRKTGGTGLGLAIAKEIIIDSNGSLQIESQLGIGTIATVILPKVLSTFVSFS is encoded by the coding sequence GTGAAACCATTACAGAGTAGACTGCTTATTTCATTTCTTGCGATCACTCTATCCATGACTGTTATGAACGCAATTGTCATCAGAATTGTCGCTACAAACCACTTTCGGTCTTTTCTTAATGGTCAAACCCGCCACACTGAAATCATTACAATGCTCGTAAGGCATCTCACGATCGCCTTAAGTCAAACTCTCATTTCGATGGCCATTGTCATCGTAATTTTGACCTTCGCGATATCCTGGTGGCTATCAAAGCGTTTAACATACCCTCTGAGAACGTTGATCGAGCAGGCTGAAGCATTGGCAAAAGGACACTTTTTCCACAATAGCAATCCCAGCAACAGTCACAACGAGATCACTTATCTCTCATCTACCCTCAACCATATGTCACAACAATTGGCTCAACAAGCAAATCTCCGAGAGCGACTTATCCAAGATATCTCACATGAACTCCGCACACCACTAACAGCCTTGAAGGCAAGCCTCGCAGCTATCATCGATGGCGTCTGGATGCCTACACCAGAGCGCTTTGCCTTACTCATGGCAGAAGTAACGCGGTTCGAGAAAATGGTGCTCGATCTTGAAAGGAGTATGATTCAAACCCAGCCAACGATGCGTGCTAAGGTACCCGTCAACATCTCGAACTGTTTACATTTAGCGATTGAACATGTAAAAGCTATTATTGAAGAAAAGAAAATTATCTTTCACGTTGGCATACTACCTGTTGATCAGTACGTTCTGACAGATGCAGATCAATTACTTCAGGTATTTGTAAACTTATTGGATAATGCATACAAATATACACTCCCCCATCATTCGATCGAAGTAAAGGTAGAAGTAACTTCCCGCGATATAAAGACAACCATTCGGGATACAGGCATCGGCATCCCGATGAAAGATCTGCCCTATATCTGTGAACGGTTCTATCGTGTCGAGTCTTCTCGGGATCGTAAGACAGGTGGAACAGGATTGGGACTTGCTATCGCTAAAGAAATCATTATCGATTCAAATGGCAGCTTGCAAATAGAGAGTCAGTTGGGGATCGGTACCATCGCGACCGTCATTTTGCCAAAAGTGTTATCTACCTTCGTCAGTTTTTCATAA
- a CDS encoding sulfite exporter TauE/SafE family protein: MNIHLTDVQIVLSIFSGGLVGFTLGLIGGGGSILAVPLLLYVVGIHDAHIVIGTTALAVAVNAFINLIPHWRKNHVRWNAAILFAIPGAIGAVIGSVIGKRLDGKALLFLFAVLMLVIAVKMLRTKQSDQTDEKVHEIKFLRTIATGATTGVVSGFFGIGGGFLIVPGLMYATSMSMIDAIGSSLFSVGTFGLTTAISYSISGMIDWWVFILYVLGGIVGGVLGTMLSSRLGQNKRTLQVVFSSIIMIVAIYMLYDNLIILKW, translated from the coding sequence GTGAATATTCATTTAACCGACGTACAGATTGTACTCTCTATATTTTCCGGCGGTCTTGTTGGGTTTACTCTCGGATTGATCGGAGGTGGAGGTTCCATCCTTGCTGTTCCACTGCTCTTATACGTTGTTGGCATTCATGATGCACATATTGTTATTGGAACCACAGCGCTTGCGGTTGCCGTTAATGCGTTTATTAATCTTATCCCACATTGGCGTAAGAATCATGTTCGATGGAATGCAGCAATTTTATTTGCAATACCAGGTGCTATCGGTGCAGTGATCGGTTCGGTGATTGGCAAAAGGCTCGATGGTAAAGCTTTGCTATTTTTGTTTGCTGTTCTCATGTTGGTCATTGCGGTAAAGATGCTACGGACAAAACAGTCGGATCAAACAGATGAAAAAGTACATGAAATTAAATTTCTTCGCACGATCGCGACTGGAGCCACTACGGGAGTCGTTTCTGGTTTCTTTGGAATTGGTGGGGGATTCTTGATTGTTCCAGGGCTAATGTATGCGACGAGTATGTCAATGATCGATGCCATTGGAAGCTCTCTTTTCTCTGTTGGAACTTTCGGGCTAACAACGGCGATATCGTATTCGATTTCTGGCATGATTGATTGGTGGGTTTTTATTCTCTACGTTCTCGGGGGAATTGTTGGCGGCGTTTTGGGAACCATGCTATCGAGTCGACTTGGACAGAACAAGAGAACCTTACAGGTTGTATTTTCATCAATCATCATGATCGTCGCTATCTACATGCTATATGACAATCTAATAATCCTTAAATGGTGA
- a CDS encoding cytochrome c biogenesis CcdA family protein translates to MVPSIWLAFIAGLVSFISPCCLPLYPSYISYISGVSYGAYQKGNIPSEIRKRALSHAVFFVLGFSVIFVALGASASLLGLLFAQYRSVLSQVGGVIVIVMGLFLMGVIKPGFLMRELKWHVDSKPQGFLGAFVIGMSFSAGWTPCIGPILASVITVAATNQLNGALLMLFYTVGFAIPFLILAYTLGSARKLHTYSYRVNQIGGGIMVFMGILLATGQLTLIIKWLIGLYHGYIGM, encoded by the coding sequence ATGGTCCCGTCCATTTGGCTCGCATTCATAGCCGGCCTGGTGTCTTTTATTTCACCCTGTTGTCTTCCGCTTTACCCATCGTATATTTCCTACATCTCTGGGGTTTCTTACGGAGCCTATCAAAAAGGGAATATCCCTTCAGAAATTCGAAAACGGGCATTATCGCACGCAGTCTTCTTTGTGCTTGGTTTTTCTGTCATTTTTGTAGCGCTCGGCGCCTCGGCAAGCCTTCTTGGTCTGTTGTTTGCACAATATCGATCGGTGCTTAGTCAAGTTGGAGGTGTCATTGTAATTGTCATGGGGCTATTTCTCATGGGAGTTATTAAACCGGGATTCCTGATGAGAGAACTTAAGTGGCACGTGGATTCCAAACCGCAAGGTTTTCTCGGTGCATTTGTCATTGGGATGAGCTTTTCTGCAGGATGGACACCATGTATTGGTCCAATTTTGGCATCAGTCATTACTGTTGCTGCGACCAATCAGTTAAATGGTGCACTTCTCATGCTTTTTTATACGGTTGGATTTGCCATACCATTTCTTATTTTGGCTTATACACTTGGTTCCGCGCGAAAATTGCATACATACAGTTATCGTGTTAATCAGATTGGCGGAGGAATTATGGTATTCATGGGCATTTTATTGGCAACGGGACAGCTGACGTTAATCATTAAGTGGTTGATTGGGCTATATCACGGGTACATTGGCATGTAA
- a CDS encoding SAF domain-containing protein — translation MRKSTLSFVLGLVCAVCAGVIGSVVLLRAANTETVVVATKPLYPYTRIAAADVTTVTVPKTAGITGMATKPDAVVGKYLSFAVPKGDPVTAADLNPSGGSFSTFLTQYTERTGQTGMLLALPVQTPLASVVNPGESIALLVTTQTASGPLLTTIEPVPVLNVLEPASGGAPTALLLFVTEQDYRVLAPAILNNSVQIGLIPQNGSFTAPETITLSTAPAPATGSGNPGTRVTTSPPPSAQTQASGSKAGGR, via the coding sequence ATGAGAAAGAGCACGTTGTCATTCGTTTTGGGCCTCGTCTGCGCTGTGTGTGCGGGCGTCATCGGGTCGGTGGTCTTACTTCGCGCGGCGAATACGGAGACCGTTGTCGTGGCCACGAAACCCTTGTACCCATACACACGAATTGCGGCCGCTGACGTCACGACCGTTACTGTTCCAAAAACCGCTGGCATCACCGGCATGGCAACAAAACCTGACGCGGTGGTCGGGAAGTACCTTTCTTTTGCCGTGCCCAAAGGCGATCCGGTGACGGCGGCGGATTTGAACCCGTCCGGTGGAAGCTTCTCGACGTTTCTCACCCAGTACACGGAACGCACCGGGCAGACCGGCATGCTGTTGGCACTTCCTGTGCAGACGCCGCTCGCGTCGGTCGTGAACCCGGGAGAGAGCATCGCGCTGCTTGTGACGACCCAAACCGCCAGCGGGCCGCTCCTCACCACGATTGAACCGGTGCCTGTGTTAAACGTGCTTGAACCGGCAAGTGGCGGCGCGCCCACGGCGCTCCTCCTATTTGTGACCGAGCAGGACTATCGCGTCCTCGCGCCTGCCATTTTGAACAACAGCGTCCAGATTGGCCTCATCCCCCAAAACGGATCGTTCACTGCACCAGAGACGATCACCCTGTCCACAGCACCAGCACCTGCAACTGGGTCCGGGAACCCGGGAACCCGTGTCACGACGTCGCCGCCCCCGAGTGCACAGACCCAAGCATCCGGTTCCAAGGCAGGTGGACGCTGA
- a CDS encoding BlaI/MecI/CopY family transcriptional regulator has product MWKNGELQAFHLREQGLQRVLGPLEADVMEILWRIKSGTAREVLMELEHKRPFAFNTVMTILKRLCEKELLMRIDEGVARFSPCVTKDELLRRVSQNVSDCLVEEFGELAIVHFVDSVSRRDPDLLTELRRILNVSQHEE; this is encoded by the coding sequence ATGTGGAAGAATGGAGAACTACAAGCTTTCCATTTACGTGAACAAGGACTTCAACGTGTTTTGGGACCACTAGAAGCAGATGTCATGGAAATATTGTGGAGAATAAAAAGTGGAACTGCTCGGGAAGTCCTGATGGAATTGGAACATAAACGTCCTTTTGCCTTTAATACTGTGATGACGATCTTAAAAAGGCTCTGTGAGAAGGAACTTCTTATGCGAATAGATGAAGGTGTCGCTCGCTTTTCTCCTTGCGTCACAAAAGATGAGCTACTTAGAAGGGTATCTCAAAATGTTTCAGATTGTTTGGTGGAGGAATTTGGGGAATTGGCCATTGTTCATTTTGTCGATAGCGTTTCGCGACGCGATCCTGATCTCTTAACTGAGTTACGTCGCATTCTGAATGTTTCACAGCATGAAGAGTGA
- a CDS encoding ATPase, T2SS/T4P/T4SS family — MASDNTQTANDVERLKAAVLGDPRMRQPGTTRTQWHAVLYRMCAEPETFVSVAERERIIQAVLDTWFQFDALQSVMEDPLVTDVHVMGTTTIIERNGRKFSAPNAQFPSEAALSEFIDRQLDGTPYVYSKSDPMADAMLSGGYRMNIVGGPGTRYTVRDAEGRILTEPRTIVSIRKPIYPFTLDDLVQLSLMDAPTREFIRLVMHLGDSFIVAGGVGSGKTTLMNAMTGDIPDGQLNLIIEELPEMAPLCEWAVRLTNRAENHEGKGRIDMVRNLINSLRMNADNEYIGEVRSADVAYLFLRTSLIVKRQTGTTFHSHVGLHAGVEGVLTRFLLEAADGAGMQASVMNMAGMMGDKIRFVFTLRDTRHGKRITEIGEILGFDFAERALLWQPVLTYDAKVDAFSFHGVTDAMRERAEVEGIDVTLSQNREAVRCYRIAT, encoded by the coding sequence ATGGCCAGTGACAACACACAGACAGCGAATGACGTCGAGCGGCTGAAGGCAGCCGTACTCGGGGATCCCAGGATGCGCCAACCAGGCACAACCCGCACCCAGTGGCACGCGGTGCTGTACCGGATGTGTGCCGAACCGGAGACGTTTGTGTCCGTGGCCGAGCGTGAACGGATCATCCAGGCGGTGCTCGACACTTGGTTTCAGTTTGACGCGCTCCAGTCCGTGATGGAGGATCCGCTCGTCACGGACGTTCACGTCATGGGTACGACCACGATCATCGAGCGAAACGGGCGCAAGTTTTCCGCGCCAAACGCACAGTTCCCTTCGGAAGCGGCGCTTTCGGAATTCATCGACCGGCAACTGGATGGCACGCCGTATGTCTACTCAAAGTCTGACCCGATGGCCGATGCAATGCTCAGCGGCGGATACCGGATGAACATCGTCGGGGGTCCCGGCACCCGCTACACCGTCCGCGATGCCGAAGGACGCATTCTCACGGAGCCTCGCACCATTGTCAGCATCCGCAAACCCATCTATCCGTTTACGCTCGACGACCTCGTACAACTGTCGCTGATGGATGCGCCAACCCGCGAATTCATTCGCTTGGTGATGCACCTTGGCGACAGTTTCATCGTCGCGGGTGGGGTGGGTTCCGGCAAGACGACGCTGATGAACGCGATGACCGGCGACATTCCGGACGGGCAATTGAACCTCATCATCGAAGAGTTGCCGGAAATGGCCCCGCTCTGCGAATGGGCAGTTCGCCTCACGAACCGAGCGGAGAACCATGAGGGGAAGGGGCGGATCGACATGGTCCGAAACCTCATCAACTCACTGCGCATGAACGCGGACAACGAGTATATTGGCGAAGTCCGCTCGGCGGATGTCGCCTATCTGTTCCTGCGCACGAGCCTGATTGTGAAGCGTCAGACCGGGACGACGTTTCACAGTCACGTAGGTCTGCATGCAGGTGTGGAGGGGGTACTCACAAGGTTTTTGCTCGAGGCGGCGGATGGCGCAGGCATGCAGGCCTCGGTCATGAACATGGCTGGGATGATGGGCGACAAGATTCGGTTTGTGTTCACGCTGCGCGACACCCGGCATGGCAAGCGGATCACCGAGATCGGCGAAATCCTCGGGTTCGACTTTGCCGAGCGCGCGCTGTTGTGGCAGCCGGTGCTGACCTACGACGCGAAAGTAGATGCGTTTTCCTTTCACGGGGTGACGGATGCCATGCGGGAGCGCGCAGAGGTGGAGGGCATTGACGTGACCCTGTCCCAAAATCGCGAAGCGGTGCGGTGCTACCGCATCGCCACGTAA
- a CDS encoding M56 family metallopeptidase has translation MLLVAQGAILFMVILQRIRAAKLMGRLSFSVPPESVSQFAKEHSMEHRLSYTQSKQIFSFTSGFFYPRIVISQGMVELLNEKQLHAVLLHERMHAVGHHPLLLALARSFAKVFWFFPIVGEIVRQYQIQLELDADQFAIRHVGKEHLAAALLAVMEVDLKHVHVHEVAWNSFDDFMRPRVYQLIGQEVKRDVKRKWMIRPMIQSGTSFLLFILFLVASCL, from the coding sequence TTGTTGCTAGTCGCTCAAGGAGCAATCCTATTTATGGTTATTCTACAGAGGATTCGCGCAGCGAAACTGATGGGGCGTTTAAGTTTTAGTGTTCCACCTGAATCGGTTTCTCAGTTTGCAAAAGAGCACAGTATGGAACATAGGTTGTCGTACACTCAATCGAAGCAGATTTTTTCATTTACATCAGGATTTTTCTATCCGCGAATCGTGATTTCACAAGGGATGGTCGAATTACTTAATGAGAAGCAACTTCACGCTGTCTTACTTCATGAGCGGATGCATGCGGTTGGACACCATCCGCTTCTATTGGCATTAGCTCGCTCATTCGCAAAGGTTTTTTGGTTTTTTCCGATTGTCGGTGAAATTGTACGGCAATACCAAATACAGTTGGAACTTGATGCAGATCAGTTTGCCATTCGTCATGTGGGAAAAGAACACCTTGCTGCAGCACTTCTTGCTGTAATGGAAGTCGATTTGAAACACGTACATGTTCATGAGGTCGCTTGGAATAGCTTTGATGATTTCATGAGACCACGCGTATATCAACTGATTGGACAAGAAGTAAAGCGCGACGTAAAACGCAAGTGGATGATCCGACCAATGATTCAATCAGGGACGTCTTTCCTTTTGTTTATTCTATTTTTAGTAGCTTCTTGTTTGTGA
- a CDS encoding multicopper oxidase family protein, with translation MPRKFTRQILAASALLAISGFSVWQISSAQSERLNMAIPRATTHPVSPNVSNASYTVDQGVKVFHLTAEKVKQEVSKGVFMNAWGYNGGTPGPTIVVHQGDTIRVLVSNRLPVPTSVHWHGLNVPNSMDGVPGIEPSPAILPGKSFSYQFKVNQVGTFMYHSHLNPAIQEMMGLDGVFISLPKRGRDTFMGKSIQHDYTLLLQEWSLQKTGTKQNRMPMGSSNSNTMTFGEGQVPAGNYDINPESMSWNVFTFNGKQYPATAPLTVKKGDRVLIRLANLSMENHPIHLHGHNFTIISKDGNEIPKTAQYQENTVNVAPGETYDILLTANNPGNWPLHCHLPHHTMGINGQEAGMMSILQYVKSNGKPYYPLQKSSTAKSGMPNAMGNMSGM, from the coding sequence ATGCCAAGAAAATTCACTCGGCAAATCCTCGCCGCGTCGGCACTCCTTGCAATATCCGGATTTAGTGTTTGGCAAATAAGTTCAGCACAATCAGAACGATTGAATATGGCAATACCCAGGGCAACCACACATCCTGTCTCCCCAAATGTCTCAAACGCCTCATATACCGTCGATCAAGGAGTAAAAGTCTTCCACTTAACCGCGGAGAAGGTTAAACAAGAGGTATCAAAAGGTGTTTTCATGAATGCATGGGGATATAACGGTGGCACTCCTGGCCCTACCATCGTTGTTCATCAGGGTGACACGATCCGTGTCTTAGTATCAAATCGTTTGCCAGTCCCAACGAGTGTGCACTGGCATGGGCTAAACGTTCCGAATTCCATGGATGGCGTGCCAGGCATAGAGCCATCCCCCGCGATTCTACCGGGTAAGAGCTTCAGTTACCAATTTAAGGTGAATCAAGTTGGGACTTTCATGTATCACTCCCATTTGAATCCTGCGATTCAAGAGATGATGGGATTAGACGGGGTCTTTATTTCCCTCCCTAAACGTGGAAGAGATACATTTATGGGAAAATCGATACAACACGATTATACGCTGCTGCTGCAAGAGTGGAGCTTACAAAAAACAGGAACAAAGCAGAACAGAATGCCAATGGGTTCATCAAACTCTAATACTATGACCTTTGGTGAAGGTCAAGTGCCCGCTGGGAACTATGATATTAATCCAGAAAGCATGAGTTGGAATGTATTTACATTCAATGGAAAACAGTACCCGGCAACAGCGCCTTTAACTGTAAAAAAGGGGGATCGTGTATTGATTCGTCTCGCCAACTTGAGCATGGAAAATCATCCCATTCATTTGCACGGTCACAATTTTACGATTATATCCAAAGATGGAAACGAAATTCCGAAGACTGCCCAGTATCAGGAAAACACTGTGAATGTGGCTCCAGGTGAGACTTATGACATCTTACTAACTGCTAATAATCCTGGGAATTGGCCATTACATTGTCACTTACCCCATCACACGATGGGGATCAACGGACAAGAAGCAGGTATGATGTCTATCTTACAATACGTAAAATCGAACGGAAAACCCTATTATCCACTGCAGAAATCAAGTACTGCCAAGTCGGGAATGCCCAATGCCATGGGGAATATGAGCGGGATGTAA
- a CDS encoding TlpA family protein disulfide reductase yields the protein MRFRSIRIWIVVVLILVMILVVIVNQVKGNPATLPEPGYQAPPFRLMTFNGGTRSLSQYRGKDVFINFWASWCPPCQAETPDLVRMYRQYGKQVVFLGINLTGSDTVQSAKGFIQYYHIPYTVLEDPKDVIAKKYDVIAIPTSLFINGRGIIVNRVTGGMSKAMMQENFKALINH from the coding sequence ATGCGATTTCGTTCAATTCGGATTTGGATAGTGGTTGTACTTATCCTTGTGATGATTTTAGTTGTAATCGTGAATCAGGTGAAGGGAAATCCAGCAACGTTACCTGAACCTGGATATCAAGCCCCTCCCTTTCGATTAATGACTTTTAATGGGGGTACACGGTCATTATCACAATATCGAGGAAAGGACGTATTTATAAATTTTTGGGCATCTTGGTGCCCGCCCTGTCAGGCAGAGACTCCTGATTTGGTAAGGATGTATCGTCAATATGGGAAGCAAGTTGTTTTTCTTGGTATCAATTTAACAGGGAGTGACACCGTGCAGTCGGCGAAAGGATTCATTCAGTATTATCACATTCCCTATACGGTCTTAGAGGATCCCAAAGATGTTATAGCTAAAAAATACGACGTTATTGCAATTCCGACGAGTCTTTTTATAAACGGTAGGGGGATCATTGTAAACCGTGTAACTGGGGGTATGTCTAAAGCGATGATGCAAGAAAATTTCAAGGCACTGATTAACCATTGA
- a CDS encoding prolipoprotein diacylglyceryl transferase family protein — protein sequence MDMLALLGGFTIGEITIPYAWIGVFLGVYLGTQFMKWYVRRTSIQQGQQISELLLSIVLVGVLGWKFSNLLLNPMDAIHNPLSMLAIPGSTYAGEAGLLVALTYGSYKWWRLKPIWRSVINIWPIGLVAGGAVTELFWLSLGKTTHLPWGVHAYGQVYQPTNFYESMVLWISLAIVWKMRVRNKGSWLLIFVGIGSLLVSITAVNTWVIIGLSPGQWVALVLALLGIISVRENDRRQIV from the coding sequence ATGGATATGCTTGCATTGCTCGGAGGTTTCACGATAGGGGAAATTACCATTCCCTATGCATGGATCGGTGTTTTTCTCGGTGTTTATTTAGGTACACAGTTTATGAAATGGTATGTTCGGCGCACATCGATTCAACAAGGTCAACAAATAAGCGAACTTCTCCTTTCTATTGTTTTGGTGGGGGTTCTGGGATGGAAGTTTTCCAATCTCTTGCTTAATCCAATGGATGCCATTCATAATCCTTTGTCGATGTTGGCAATTCCAGGAAGCACCTATGCAGGAGAGGCAGGTCTTCTCGTTGCGCTCACCTATGGTTCCTATAAGTGGTGGAGACTCAAACCCATCTGGCGTTCTGTCATCAATATTTGGCCAATCGGACTTGTAGCGGGTGGTGCAGTTACGGAGTTGTTTTGGTTATCTCTAGGTAAGACTACCCATTTGCCTTGGGGCGTTCATGCCTATGGTCAAGTATATCAACCCACAAATTTTTATGAGTCTATGGTGCTATGGATTTCTCTTGCTATCGTCTGGAAGATGCGCGTTAGGAATAAAGGAAGTTGGTTACTTATATTTGTTGGAATTGGATCTCTTCTCGTATCGATTACAGCCGTAAATACGTGGGTAATCATCGGATTAAGTCCTGGGCAATGGGTGGCTTTAGTGCTTGCATTGCTCGGAATAATCAGTGTACGAGAAAATGATCGGAGGCAGATCGTGTGA
- a CDS encoding response regulator transcription factor, translating into MQKVLVVDDEIVIIDVIQSYLEKAGYQVVTAMNGVECMRQFILYKPDLVILDLMLPDHSGEDLCKTIRAQSDVAVIMVTAKSSINSRIRGLSLGADDYLIKPFDPRELITRVKTVLRRTEEHRLLAYSIEWDDGKLIIDDERHKVFARGEELSLTSREYDLLVTLARHPGRVWTRDELVVRAFGFQYEGDLRTIDAFIKTLRQKLEENPRQPRYVHTVYGVGYRFEVKPL; encoded by the coding sequence TTGCAAAAAGTACTTGTCGTAGATGATGAAATTGTGATTATCGATGTGATTCAATCCTACTTAGAAAAAGCAGGTTATCAAGTCGTGACTGCTATGAATGGCGTAGAATGCATGCGGCAATTTATACTTTATAAACCAGATCTCGTTATCCTTGATCTCATGCTTCCTGACCATTCTGGGGAAGACTTATGTAAAACCATTCGCGCACAATCCGATGTAGCAGTAATTATGGTAACGGCAAAATCTTCTATAAACTCACGAATTCGAGGATTGTCGCTTGGAGCGGATGATTATTTGATCAAGCCATTTGACCCAAGGGAACTCATCACACGCGTTAAAACGGTTCTACGTCGCACGGAGGAACATCGATTGTTGGCATATTCTATCGAATGGGACGATGGTAAATTAATCATCGACGATGAACGTCATAAAGTCTTCGCTCGCGGAGAGGAACTTTCACTTACATCGCGAGAATATGATCTGCTCGTTACGCTAGCTCGACATCCAGGGCGTGTTTGGACACGGGACGAACTCGTGGTGCGCGCATTTGGTTTTCAGTACGAAGGTGATCTTCGCACCATTGATGCATTTATAAAAACGTTGCGGCAAAAGCTAGAAGAAAATCCTCGGCAACCAAGATATGTGCATACGGTTTACGGAGTAGGCTATCGATTCGAGGTTAAACCATTGTGA
- a CDS encoding A24 family peptidase gives MYSEWGKEAWFGLGMAHGAWVWIAFLVFALVAAWFDIRERRIPNWLNLIGLVFFLVWHVGSGSGEAAVFAFVCTGLLLLIPTLLGLWGQGDWKMAMVCGAALGVLPTLFIWWMALLLAKIYSTAAKKHRVRWTKICANAGLPVAVFVLVAAISFFAVIFIF, from the coding sequence TTGTATTCGGAGTGGGGTAAGGAAGCATGGTTCGGGTTGGGGATGGCTCACGGAGCGTGGGTATGGATCGCGTTCCTTGTCTTTGCGCTAGTTGCAGCGTGGTTTGACATCCGGGAACGGCGGATTCCCAATTGGCTAAACCTGATTGGATTGGTGTTCTTCTTGGTGTGGCACGTCGGCAGTGGTTCGGGAGAGGCGGCGGTTTTCGCCTTCGTTTGCACCGGGCTGTTACTCCTTATTCCGACGCTTCTTGGACTCTGGGGGCAGGGAGACTGGAAGATGGCCATGGTTTGCGGGGCAGCACTCGGAGTGCTGCCCACGCTGTTCATATGGTGGATGGCATTGCTGCTCGCCAAGATCTACAGTACAGCAGCGAAAAAACACAGGGTACGATGGACAAAAATATGCGCCAATGCGGGCCTGCCCGTGGCGGTCTTCGTTCTGGTGGCGGCGATTTCCTTCTTTGCAGTTATATTCATTTTCTGA